TCTTTGAATAAGGTCCAATTTACCTCTATCCAAAATTACAAATGAAAAAACTACAGCACTAAGAGCTCAAATGGTATATCAAAAGTGATGCTATAACAAAAAGTTCGTAAAAGTTAGAGATAtgatatatcaaattttaattaaatatattgaaatatatgtatttatcctattcaaaaaaagttaaacatgAAATTCTGATAGGAAAAAGATATGAGTaatgaatgatttttaatatctatattattaaaatagaactCATCatttctttcatgtgtgatattttgaATGGACCATCCCTagaaaattgtttatatttttttttgtattttcatgaTAAAATCCTAACAACCTATTTAATTGTCTTTTTAttccatcaaaatattatacGATATGCATAATTCATTTCTTCGCATGTACCCGCAGTAGTATTCAAATAATGCCCTTTGAACATTCATATGTAATCGAGGTTTATCTTCAATTAATAATTGAGAAAATCCCATATAGATTATGATCTGactatcattaaataaataaaacaaaaccttaatgaattaatataatatagctATATATAGACTTTCTAATTTTGATTTCATGAGtttcttaaaatataatattccatcaatatataattatatttgtatataaccaTTTATAATctacttaataataataatatttaattattctagAGTTTATACTTGTATATgatctaattaataataataataataataacactattgtatttgcataataaatgttattattattaattatattatacatgtatcaatatttatattggTATTTTGTTAACAAACAtgtattgataaatatataatattttaaaatacaatactaTAGATTCAACCATATActgtttttataataaattgtttaatatatatatactgtagtGATGATTTTTTCATgcatgattttttaatttggaccattCTATAAAGTTTTATCAActtttacatgaattaattataatattttatctttttatttgaatacaaataaatattttttaacattttataactaaaaaaaaaccaaaaagtaataggtaaaagtaaatatctaaTTTCTCTTAATATTTGTGAACAACcttaaacatcatatatttgtatcaaaagggagtataaactaaaatatttaaacatcaaaataaaacctcgcacggttgtgcggatcAAGATCTAATGTGTAATTAAATCCGCTTAATTAAGATGTCATGTCAAATATACTATTCACATGTTTGTATTCACAGTGTAATTTGCATAAACTAGATTGGTTTTTGAAATGTCAGTGTGTTATATACATGCTGGTAAGTAAAACAAACAGAAAGTCTATGAAGTCTCTTAAAATATGGCATCGGAGTTTGATATCTCTAGGGATCTCTCGGCCTGTAAAATACTTGGGTCTGCCCCTGTTATCTCGTAAGGCTCCGCGAATGGTATcgctatttgaaaaaaaaaatggaaaatgcaTGCCTCCAATTCTAGGGGGTGTATTGGAACAAGAGTTTTGAGTGACTCTGGGGTTTTTGTTAAAATCCTTTTTTATTGAActaatgattttaaaaattattttcaaatcaagtgttattcaacaTAGAACTtgaacaaaattattaaaatcacTTGTAATCCTCTgttatttaattaaaagtttataaaatctatataaaatccactgttattcaaTCAACACTAAAGAATATTTAGGAAAAAACTTTTGTGATATGGGATTCTAGGAGAGTTTACATACATTTTTCGTTAAAAGCAGTTCCAATAGAATAACATCACATGGTATTTGAAGagtattgaaaataataataaaaaataaaacattctacGAAAAAATAAGAGTATTTGAAGAGACGTCTTCTTGCTCGGAGCCAAAGATCCGACTAGACGACTTCTGTCTCCAGAGGAAACCAGTCTTGGAGTTGTAAGTAAAAACTGGCATTTTTGAATTCAAAGCACCACTTGGTCGACGATATATATCTCTGTGAGcacgaagaagaagattaaaTTCAGATCACAACATAAGTTACATCAGTGTGAAAATGCTTGAAGGAGATTGAAGGAGTTCATCCTCCTGATTCTTCCTTTAATTAAAAGATCTTTGACCTAAAATTCTCCACAAGAGAATTCATTCAACAAACCCAGAAAAAGCCAAGCTCACATATACAACGAAACTGCCGCAGAATGTGAGACCCTCACGTCTCATCccaacttcaaaaatatataaaataagttgATCACAGTTTTGCATGAGCGAGGTCAATAATACATATATCTGCTCGATTCATTCATCAGCATTGATTCAAAAGTCAGAGCTTTGATGAATATACAAACTAAAGAACTAGAATCTGCACATTCACAAAAAGCTGAAAAGGTCAGTCCATATCGACGTCTTGCAACACAAAGTATTCACTGCAGTAGCTTCGATGACTCTTCCAGCATACCAAAGGTTGACATGTTTCATCACTTAAAGCAGAAGACTTACGGTAGCACTACATCTTTCTTGGGTGTTTGCAAGGGTGAAGGAGGCAACTTTACATCTTTAGACTTTCTCCTTGGTTTGGCAGATCACTGGAGCATGTTACTTTGTCTCCAGTCTTTCCTTTCTTAAGCGAGTTATTCACTGTATAGACAAACGTTTTCTTACACCTCTGGAACGTTGTAACTATCTGAGCTTTAGAAGCACTGAAATCAATCAACGTGTTGACTTAATCGCAAAGACATCCATGTTCTCGAAAGGATCTCCTCTACGGGTTCTAGAACTCAAGTATAGAACTCAAAGACTCAAATAAGAATTGCTCTCTTATTAATAACTTgtgaaactctctcaaaacacAAGTTCTCAAATCCCTAAATTCCGTAAGTAATATCACATCTCGATATCTACTTATATAGAGATTACATTGTCCTAATCCTAATAGATAAACATAACtttagataactcctaatcTTATTATGTTTCTAAGTCTCAATAGGATTAGGTCTCCTTGCTTGCACCTCaagcttctttatctttcaaGCTTAATCCAACAATCTCCTCCTTAAGCTTGAACTCCTTATCACTCAAATCTTTAACTCCAATGAGATCTCTCATCTCCTTGAATTTGATTCTTCCTAGAGCTTTAGTTAATATGTCCGCCTTCTGTTGACTCCCGGGAACATGCTCAACTTCTATCACTCCATTCTCAACACACTCTCTAATGAAATGGTATCTAGAGTGTATGTGCTTACTGCGTCCATGAAATACCGGGTTTCTTGTAAGAGCAATGGCCGACTGATTATCAATGCGTATAACCACCTTCTCTCTCGCTGACCCTTTGATCTCTACAAGCAATTCGCTGAGCCATATAGCCTGTCGTGCTGCTTCTGTACCTGCCATAAATTCTGCCTCACATGACGACAGAGCCACGGTCTCTTGCTTCTGCGAGCACCAAGTGATTGGACTCTCACCTAAGTAGAAGATGTGACCAGTTGTGCTTCTGCCATCATCGGGGTCCATGTTGTGGCTGCTGTCGCTGTAGCCAACAAGTCTAGACGCTTTCGACAGTGAGTGTTTAAACAACAGACCGCAAGCTATCGTCCCTTTTAGATACCGTAAGCACTGTTTCATTGCTATGCCGTGTGATTCCTTCGGGTCTTGCATGTACTTACTCAACACCCCAACACAGTAAGACAGGTCGGGTCGTGTATGTAAGAGGTAACGGAGACATCCCACATTGCGTCTGTAGCTTGTTGCGTTGATAGATTTCTCCTTCTCAGACTTGGCCAGTCTAAGCCCGGACTCCATGGGCGTGTGCACCATGTTGCAGTCTTTTAGACCAGCTTCCTCTAAGATCTTTAGCGCATAGCTCCTCTGGCACAGTGTGATCTTGCCTTGATGTTGAGTAACTTCAATCCCGAGATAGTAGGTTAACTTACCCAAGTCgctcatttcgaacttcaatgCCATCTCCCTTTTAAACTCACTGATGACATTTGCACTTGTTCCTGTGATGAACAGATCGTCTACATAGACGGCAACGACCAAGAGCTCATCATGTACCTTCTTTCGATAGACCGAAGGCTCCTTTGAACACTTGAAGAACTGAAGTTCTTTGAGAATAGAGTTTAACTTATGGTTCCATGCTCGCGGTGCTTGACGGAGACCATATAACGCTTTGTTGAGTCGATAGACTTTACTCTCTGAACCCTTAACTTCAAATCCTTCAGGTTGAGTAACAAACACGGTTTCCTTCAGTTCACCATGCAAGAACGCTGTCTTGACATCCATATGATGAATTTCCCATCCATTCGCTGCAGCAAGACTGATCAGAAGTCTGATAGTTTCAATCCTAGCTACCGGAGCAAATACCTCATCAAAGTCTATTCCTTGGACTTGTACGTACCCTTTCGCAACGAGCCGAGCCTTGTACTTATTGATGCTTCCATCGGAGTTTCTTTTTACTTTAAATATCCACTTTAGACCGATTGCTTTTGCTCCTATGGGAAGTTCCACGAGCTCCCATGTTCTGTTTTTCTCGATGGATATGATCTCATCACTGCATGCGTCTGTCCATTCTTTGGTTTCTCTTGCCTCCTCATAACTTCGAGGCTCATTGTTCAGAACCATAAGTAGAAACtctccttcttcctctgcgAGAAGCACATAATCATCTAAGTACTTTGGCTGGCTAGTTTGTCTTGTCGAGCGCCTTAGTGTGAcctctgtttcctctgtttcatcctcttcttcatcgatttcttcttctttagataTTACTTCTGGATTAGTCACGATACCTGTATCTTCACTTGCTTCACCATTTCTCTGTTGAGCTACTTCTCCACTCAACTCTTGATCCTTTTGGATACCATGATTCCCAAATTCTCCTAACGTGATGTTGAAGCTTCCGTTCAAGTTCTGGTCTGAGCTGTCTTGGCGCCAATTCCACCCCTTTGTTTCGTCGAAGACAACGTCTCGGCTTACCACAATCTTCTGTGTCTGAGGGTCATACATTCGATAGGCTTTGGAGCCGGGTTCTGTTCCCAAATGAACAAGCAAGCGTGATCTGTCCTCGAGTTTCTGTAAATGTGGCTTCACCGTTTTGGCATATCCTATGCACCCAAAAGTTTTGAGATGGTTTACGTTTGGCTTTCTCCCGCGAAGCGCCTCATATGGAGTCACGTCTTTGAGCACCCGTGTGGCCACACGGTTCAGTAAGTAGGTCGCATGTCTTGTAGCCTCTCCCCACATATAGTTTGGAACCGCCATGTGCTTAAGAATGCTTCTTGTCATCTCCATCAAGGTTCTGTTCCATCTTTCCACCACGCCGTTTTGTTGCGGCGTGTAGGGAGCTGTAAGATGACGTTTAATTCCCATCTCTTCACAGAAATCTCTAAACTCGCGTGAGatgaactctcctcctctatctgTTCTGAGTGTTCGTATCTTCTCCTTCGTGTCTTGCTCCACTATAGACTTAAAGCGTTTAAACTTTTCGAATGCATCACTTTTTTCTTTCAACAGAATCGTCCACATGTATCTTGTATGATCGTCGATAAGTACAAATATGTACCTATTGCCTCCTCTAGTGCTTGGAGTTATAGGTCCACATAAGTCACCATGGATGAGCTCAAGTGTTGTGTCTGCTCGATATGTGGTAGATTGTGGAAACACTTGTCTTGTTTGCTTGCCAAGCAGACAAGAACCACACATACTCTTCTCAAAGGATATGCGCGGGATTCCAGTTACAAGCTCTCTCTGGACCATAGATTTGATTGTCTCGAAGTTAACGTGTCCCAGCCGTGCGTGCCAGCGGTTTGATTCGTTGGTTGCAGTAGTCAGCAAGCATACATTATCCTTTATGCCCATGTGAACTTTATAGAGACGGTTCTTGGATCTTGTAGCTTTGACTAGTAGCTTTCCATCCTGATCATGCATTGTCAGACACTCCCCTTTTAGCCTTATGTCACATCCTGATTCTGTGGCTTGTCCGAGACTGATTATGTTGCTCTTCAGATCAGGTATAAAGTAGACATCACGCATTGTTCTCGCTTCTCCGCTTCTATCTATAAACTCAATACTACCTTTCCCTTTGATGTCTATCCGAGAATCATCTCCAAACTTCACTTTTCCTGTTATTGTCTCATTGATTCTCTTAAAGTACCGACGATCTCCAGTCATATGGTTACTAGCTCCATTATCGAGGTACCACATATTGTCTTCTCTGTTTGATTCGTACTTGCTTAGCATTACTCTTCCTTCGTTTAGATAAACTACCTCTGTCATCATGAGCTCATCTGCATCCTGCGTATCATCTTTCTCTTGTTCCTGCGCTTCTTGAAGCTTAAGAAGACGATCGGGGCAGGTAGAAGCATAATGACCCAGCTTGTCGCACCGGAAACACGTTATTCTCGACGTATCTCTGCCTCGACCACGGCCCCTGCCTCTGTAAGAGCGTCCTCTCCCACGGTTACCTCGATAGTCATCTTGATAGTCTCGTGTGTTTTGATGCTCTGTATTGGTGTACATAAGTTTGCTTTGATCTTCCTCGCTATCTTCTACCACTCGAATGCGTTCTTCATAGGCTTTTAGACGTCCCACAATGTCTTCAAACTTTGTGGTCTTTAGATCAAGTACTTGTTCGAGGGAGGCAACTATGTGTATATATTTCTTGTGAGGAAGACACTTAAGAAACTTCTTGACCAACTTGGGTTCCTCAATCTCTTCACCTAGGGCAGAGCAAGTCGATGAGATCTCAGATAGCTTGCCAACGAAGTCATCGATCTTCTCGTTGTCTTTCATCGCCAATCTATCAAACTCAGCCATTAGAGTTTGCAATCTAGCTTCTCTAACTCTCTCTGCGCCTACATGACGAGCCTTAATAGCCTCCCATACCTTTGCTGCCGTATCCAACTCTCCAACTTGAAGTACTAAGGCCTCTGGTATTGCTTGGAACAGCAAGCCAATTGCTATATCGTTCTTCTCATCATCTTCTGTTCCTGTCTCCACCAGACTCCAAACCTTGTGAACCTTGAGCACATTCTTCATTCTAATGGCCCACACCGTGTAATTGGTAGAAGTAAGCATCGGAGATTTAATGGTAGAACGCTCTCCCTCTTTTGATTTAAGTGACGTAACGATGGTAAGGTCTCCCATTCTCGATTCTCCtaaggctctgataccaaatctaGAACTCAAGTATAGAACTCAAAGACTCAAATAAGAATTGCTCTCTTATTAATAACTTgtgaaactctctcaaaacacAAGTTCTCAAATCCCTAAATTTCGTAAGTAATATCACATCTCGATATCTACTTATATAGAGATTACATTGTCCTAATCCTAATAGATAAACATAACtttagataactcctaatcTTATTATGTTTCTAAGTCTCAATAGGATTAGGTCTCCTTGCTTGCACCTCaagcttctttatctttcaaGCTTAATCCAACACGGATTAAATTATTACCCTTTCAAATCATCTAAACAACCCTAGAATTTATTGGAAATATCTACCAAATCACATATAAATTctacttttattttctaaattttactaAAGCACTCAAATAACTTTAAAATCACCCTATAactcatcaaaattaaaatcttcCAAAACTCTTAGTTCAATAGACTagtcaacaaaaaatatttaccttctAATTAATTAGGTCTGATCAAATCAAGCTTAACTAATACAAGAAATTTTCATATTCTAATTTTGGTAGTATGAgataaagtaaaaaaagataaattatcaTAGAGAGTATATATTGAGTCAATATATAGATGTATCATGTAACTTTTCAGATTAAAAACTTTGCCAGCGCTATTATTATTGCATGTATAAATTAAAAGGACAAATATAATCGCTTAGAAAGaactacaaaattatttttatatgattcagtttttgttatttttattagacAGTGATAAAAGGCACTGAAATCTTAATTTTgcttatatttatatgtaaataaaaacaatacttaacttttttaatctgcgtctccaaaattttaataccgTCTCTAAGCTAAAATTtcaatagtttaaaaaattagTGTGTAATGAAAATCATCATGATTGTATATATTTCAAAAGAAGGCAATATAAGCACGACATTTTATTCTTCAATTAATAATCATACATCCGGTGAATTTGCATTAATCAACATATATAACAATGACATGTAGCGTAATGAATTGCATGATCGGAAATACACACTTTGTATTTGCACGTTTGAGGGCATACTCCATTACAATCAGAGTTTCTATTGCAGCGCGTAGTAAGTtctattggaggactaatcgCTGGAGTAGTAGTAGTACGAACTTGATAATCTTCGGCCGGAGGAAGACAATGGCAATCAGGATCTCTGTCACCAGGACAGCGACACATACCTATACCTTCACCTATTTCTGGCCATCCTCTCGGTAACGCTTCAGATATCAACAATAAATCtaatcatgaaaaaaaaaaactttggtaAGTTTTGCTTCCCAAAAagtagaatatatttttttattcaaagcTTTGTGGTGTGTGTATTATAAGTGTTCCAAAAAGTGTATACTTACAAGAGGCAATAGTAAGAGCGAATACGAAATGAATGATAGGTTTCACCATAGTATTCGGATTTTTGAAATCGAATagagcttttctttttggtGTGCATAAGATTTtctatctttttatatatataagagagCCAGAGAGAGGATGCCAATTGTAGAAATtttgactatttttttttaattaagaaactttGACTATTTGTTACAtgtttaactaaaaaatatgtATACTAATATCCATAAAAACAAACGAACAAAATATGTTCATTATATATTCTGTAGAATAgtctgtaatattttttaatttat
This genomic interval from Brassica napus cultivar Da-Ae chromosome A6, Da-Ae, whole genome shotgun sequence contains the following:
- the LOC106373285 gene encoding defensin-like protein 268, with amino-acid sequence MVKPIIHFVFALTIASYLLLISEALPRGWPEIGEGIGMCRCPGDRDPDCHCLPPAEDYQVRTTTTPAISPPIELTTRCNRNSDCNGVCPQTCKYKVCISDHAIHYATCHCYIC